One genomic window of Magnolia sinica isolate HGM2019 chromosome 3, MsV1, whole genome shotgun sequence includes the following:
- the LOC131241189 gene encoding soluble starch synthase 1, chloroplastic/amyloplastic, which translates to MEALQIAAGKTSAGIAQSSPPSRSRLTNSRVGRLTLPLSIRRNEGGFLCVRRRCVKKGRDEGVGGGFRSSQDRSAAIEEREGSEVIFGKEKDSSVIGFQQVDLAGNKEAVDFTTKAVTAREEEGEEKGGEEEGKSETRITHNIVFVTAEAAPYSKTGGLGDVCGSLPIALAARGHRVMVISPRYLNGVSDDVLAGASDVGCCIKTFCFGGEQEVSFFHEYRAGVDWVFVDHACYQRPGNPYGDSFGAFGDNQFRFTLLCHAACEAPLVLPLGGFTYGEKCLFLVNDWHASLVPVLLAAKYRPHGVYQDARSILIIHNLAHQGVEPGTTYMNLGLPPEWYGALEWVFPTWARKHALDKGEAVNALKGAVVTADRILTVSQGYSWEITTSEGGYGLHELLASRKSVLNGITNGIDVDEWDPASDKYIPFHYSVSDQSGKVKCKTALQKELGLDVRPDCPMIGFIGRLDYQKGIDLIRLALPELMQEDVQFVMLGSGDPEIEEWMRSAEYLYKDKFRGWVGFNVPISHRITAGCDILLMPSRFEPCGLNQLYAMRYGTVPVVHCTGGLRDTVENFSPYADDGRGQGTGWTFSPLTMESMLVALQVAIQTYREHKSSWEGLMKRGMTREYTWDKAAVQYEQVFEWAFTDLPYVR; encoded by the exons ATGGAAGCTCTGCAAATCGCTGCTGGCAAGACCTCTGCTGGTATTGCTCAGTCTTCTCCTCCTTCCAGATCGCGTCTGACGAATTCGCGCGTCGGACGTTTGACTCTGCCTCTCTCGATCAGACGCAACGAAGGCGGTTTTTTGTGTGTGAGGAGGAGATGTGTGAAGAAGGGCAGGGACGAAGGCGTTGGTGGCGGTTTCCGAAGCTCCCAAGACAGGTCTGCTGCCATTGAAGAGAGGGAGGGCTCGGAGGTTATTTTTGGGAAAGAGAAGGATTCTTCTGTCATTGGATTTCAGCAGGTTGATCTTGCtg GCAACAAGGAAGCTGTTGACTTTACTACCAAGGCAGTCACTgctagagaagaagaaggagaagaaaagggtgGTGAAGAGGAGGGGAAATCTGAAACTAGAATAACACATAATATTGTCTTTGTTACTGCTGAAGCTGCTCCATATTCAAAAACAGGAGGTCTTGGAGATGTTTGTGGTTCTTTGCCTATTGCCCTTGCGGCCCGTGGTCATCGTGTGATGGTAATATCTCCGAGATATTTGAATGGAGTTTCAGATGATGTTCTAGCTGGTGCATCGGATGTCGGATGTTGCATCAAGACTTTTTGCTTTGGAGGAGAgcaggaagtttcatttttccacGAGTATAGAGCAGGTGTTGATTGG GTATTTGTTGATCATGCTTGTTACCAGAGACCTGGAAATCCGTATGGTGATTCCTTTGGTGCTTTTGGTGACAATCAG TTTCGGTTCACACTACTTTGCCATGCAGCATGTGAGGCTCCTTTGGTTCTTCCATTGGGCGGGTTTACCTATGGCGAGAAGTGTTTGTTCCTTGTTAACGATTGGCATGCAAGTCTTGTACCAGT GCTTTTGGCAGCTAAATATCGCCCACATGGTGTTTATCAAGATGCCCGTAGCATTCTCATCATACATAACCTTGCACATCAG GGAGTTGAGCCAGGAACAACCTATATGAATTTGGGGTTGCCACCTGAGTGGTATGGGGCCCTGGAATGGGTATTTCCCACATGGGCGAGAAAACACGCTCTTGACAAAGGTGAAGCTGTCAATGCTCTGAAGGGTGCAGTTGTGACAGCTGATCGGATACTGACTGTTAGCCAG GGTTATTCATGGGAAATAACGACTAGTGAAGGTGGATATGGTCTTCATGAGCTCCTAGCTAGCCGAAAGAGTGTCCTGAATG GAATTACCAATGGCATCGATGTTGATGAATGGGACCCGGCTTCAGATAAATATATACCATTCCATTACTCTGTCAGTGACCAATCTGGGAAG GTTAAATGCAAGACTGCTTTACAGAAAGAATTGGGGTTGGACGTCAGGCCTGATTGTCCGATG ATTGGATTCATTGGAAGGCTAGACTACCAGAAGGGCATTGATCTGATTAGATTGGCGCTTCCGGAGCTTATGCAAGAAGATGTCCAATTT GTTATGCTTGGATCTGGGGACCCAGAGATTGAAGAATGGATGAGATCAGCGGAATATCTCTATAAAGACAAGTTCCGGGGATGGGTTGGATTTAATGTTCCCATTTCACACAGGATAACTGCAGG ATGCGACATACTGTTGATGCCCTCAAGATTTGAACCTTGTGGACTAAATCAGCTGTATGCGATGAGATACGGAACTGTTCCTGTCGTGCATTGCACTGGTGGCCTTAGA GATACAGTTGAGAATTTCAGTCCATATGCTGATGATGGTAGAGGTCAGGGAACAGG GTGGACCTTTTCTCCACTAACAATGGAGAGCATGTTGGTG GCGTTGCAGGTTGCCATTCAGACATATAGAGAGCACAAGTCTTCTTGGGAAGGACTGATGAAGAGAGGGATGACTAGAGAATACACCTGGGACAAAGCTGCTGTCCAGTACGAGCAGGTCTTCGAATGGGCCTTCACTGATCTTCCGTATGTCAGATAA